Within Butyrivibrio fibrisolvens, the genomic segment TTTGAATCTTTGATTCAAAAATGTATACTAATAATATACATTTATCTACCTCATATCCTTTATACCTTATAGAAATGTTGCCGGATTTAATATATAATTGATATTGAAATTTTAAACATCCAAAACATATGCCTTCCCTTGTAGTTGAGCCTGCGTGGGCAGTTTATAAAGTATTATCGAGTCTTTTGAAGGAGTTATTAGATTCAGGAGCTTGATAGATGGATATTTATATTCTGCTAGGGGGCCGCATGTTTGAACGAAGTGAGTTTCGGACCCCGGAATATAAATATCCAGATATCATGCCCTGAATCTTATGACTCCTTCAAGACTCGATAATACTTTATAAACTGCCCATGCAGGTTCAGCTACAAGGGAAGGCATATGTTTTGAATGGGCGAAAACCTACAATAATAATTGTTTTTTTCTAGATCTATATTTCTTTAAGCGAATTTTCAGTGAGGTTATGTATAGTGTATTTAAGCTTGTATACATGGGCTTATTATTATAAGGCATAAGGGGTTGCGGCGTTACTGGCTGCGATCGCAGAGGGGACGAGTTGAAAGCTATCGGTAAGCTGAATGATCTTTTGTCTGCAAATGCACGTCAGAAAACAGCAAAGATCAATTCTAAAAATCATACAAAATCACCATCACAACCTAAATATCTACCTGTAAGACTTAAAGATATGGCTATTTCATTCTTGTTTATAGTACCAAGTCTTATTGGCGTAGTACTTTTCTTTGGTGCACCTTTTGCAGTCGTAGTTTTTTATTCTCTGGTTGATAATCCCACCAAGTGTAACTTTGTAGGGACCTTGAATTTTACCAGAGTTATGAACAACTCCGCTTTCCAGAAGGCTGCGCTTCATACGATAGAGTTTTCTGCTATAGCGGTTCCTTTGGCCGTTGTTTTATCGCTCCTTCTTGCAATTGTACTTGAGAACAAGATACCTGGCAGAAGTGCATTCAGGAGCATGTTCCTATCGCCTATGATGGTTCCTATAGCATCAATCGTACTTATATGGCAAGTTCTGTTCCATTACAATGGTCTTGTGAATCAGGTGCTTGGTATATTCGGAGCAGACAAGATTGACTGGCTCAAATCAGACCAGGCACATATTGTTATCATAGCTCTTTTCCTATGGAAGAATCTTGGATATAACATGATATTGTTTATGGCAGCTCTTTCAAGTGTTCCGGAAGATCAGCTTGAAGTTGCAAGACTTGAGAATGCCAATGCATGGCAGACCTTTTGGTATGTCAAGCTTAGATATCTGTCATCAACTATTGTATTTGTGGCGCTGATGTCGCTTATCAATTCTTTTAAGGTATTCAGAGAGATATACCTTATGACGGGAGATTATCCCTATGACTCGTTGTACATACTTCAGCATTATATGAATAATAAATTCCGAAATCTTGACTATCAGGATCTGTCTGCTGCAGCTATCCTGATGTCGGTGATAATGGTAATACTGGTAGCAGCTTTGTTTACTATAGAAGAGCGTTTTGGCAAGGATGTGGAGAACTCATGATAAGGCACAAGGATCTTACAAGTGAATATAGAGAATGTATCGTAGAGAGAGCTCCCCAGAACAAGTGGATGGACATTGAAGGCGCCAAGCCTCCAAAACCTGTCAAAGAGAAAAAAACCTACACCAAAGATCAGATCAAAAAAGAGCTTGCTCTATACAGGAAGTTCATAAGGGATCATCAGAGAAAAAAGAGGATCGATATCATAAAGATTGCTATAGGGACTATCATATGCGGATTTTTTGCAGTATTATTCCTTCTTCCTATAGTACTTACAATAACCAATTCCTTCATGGCATCAAGTGAGATAAGTTCTAACTATGGTGCGATATTTGCAACAACGCAGACGGGCGGCAAGGTATTTGTGTCCAAGACGGTCAATCTTAAGTTCATTCCGGATATCATAACTTTGTCTCAGTATTATGTGGCTTTGTTTAAGAGCCCTGCCTATCTGTTTAAGTTCTGGAATTCGGTTATATATGTTGTACCTATCGTTGTGTTCCAGCTTGCAGTATCATCGCTGGCTTCATATGGATTTGCCAGATATACCGGCAAGGTCAAGGGCGTTATCTTCTTTTTCTACGTTATCGTTATGATGATGCCGTATCAGGTAACGCTGGTTCCTAACTACCTTGTATCTGACTATCTGGGTATTCTGGATACAAGATGGTCTATATGGCTTCCGGGCATATTCTCGCCTTTTGCAGTATATATGCTGACCAAGTTCATGCGAAGGATTCCGGTATCTGTCTTGGAAGCAGCCAGGATAGACGGCGCCAATGAATGGAGCATCTTTACAGATGTGGCGATGCCACTTTGCAAGGGTGGAATAGTATCTATAGCTATTCTAATATTTATTGACTATTGGAATATGGTTGAGCAGCCTATTATTTTGCTTTCAGATGATTATCTGCACCCGCTTTCAGTGTTCTTGTCCAAGATCAATTCTGGCGAGATATCACTTGCTTTTGCGATAGCGGTTATATATATGGTTTTGCCGATGCTGGTATTTTTGTACGGCGAAGAGTACCTGA encodes:
- a CDS encoding carbohydrate ABC transporter permease, translated to MKAIGKLNDLLSANARQKTAKINSKNHTKSPSQPKYLPVRLKDMAISFLFIVPSLIGVVLFFGAPFAVVVFYSLVDNPTKCNFVGTLNFTRVMNNSAFQKAALHTIEFSAIAVPLAVVLSLLLAIVLENKIPGRSAFRSMFLSPMMVPIASIVLIWQVLFHYNGLVNQVLGIFGADKIDWLKSDQAHIVIIALFLWKNLGYNMILFMAALSSVPEDQLEVARLENANAWQTFWYVKLRYLSSTIVFVALMSLINSFKVFREIYLMTGDYPYDSLYILQHYMNNKFRNLDYQDLSAAAILMSVIMVILVAALFTIEERFGKDVENS
- a CDS encoding carbohydrate ABC transporter permease; the protein is MIRHKDLTSEYRECIVERAPQNKWMDIEGAKPPKPVKEKKTYTKDQIKKELALYRKFIRDHQRKKRIDIIKIAIGTIICGFFAVLFLLPIVLTITNSFMASSEISSNYGAIFATTQTGGKVFVSKTVNLKFIPDIITLSQYYVALFKSPAYLFKFWNSVIYVVPIVVFQLAVSSLASYGFARYTGKVKGVIFFFYVIVMMMPYQVTLVPNYLVSDYLGILDTRWSIWLPGIFSPFAVYMLTKFMRRIPVSVLEAARIDGANEWSIFTDVAMPLCKGGIVSIAILIFIDYWNMVEQPIILLSDDYLHPLSVFLSKINSGEISLAFAIAVIYMVLPMLVFLYGEEYLIEGITYQGGVKG